The Pieris brassicae chromosome 7, ilPieBrab1.1, whole genome shotgun sequence genome includes the window GaaagagtttttaaaataatttacttcgCCGTCCACTAACAACGAGGTCAACTAGTCGAAGCGGAAAGCGAGAAATGAACGACTACTCCGTTAATTTTCTGCCTAGGTCTCGCTCCATCCAGCGAGGTTTTGCGTCCTTTTACGAGCGTGGAGCTGAGCAGTATTGGGAAGCCCTTCGTAGCATCAAGACGTTTTTGTGAATTTCACTATGTCAGATTCTTTTCTATCTCGGAGGACCTTGATTGGAACCCCCTTCAAGTAATTTTGGCTGCCGGAGTTGcgtttaagtataaaaaaaatgaaatataattttgtgtattgtatTTCGTTAAACGAAACGTACATTTTACACTTTTCTcctagttattaaaatattagaagcaGCGTGTATTTCAAAACATGTGAAACGAAACGCAAGCCACTACTATGAATGTAGATTTTGACAGAAATTACACTGACAGATTCAATCAGTTACTTTCAAGTTTACGTGAATATGCTTCcgcatttgttttattttcattttacaatcgagctaattattttatagtactattgattaatatttatctacaTGTAAACTAGATCTTGGTTAAGTCCGCATTTATGACAACATCGATTCAGTCAACCTCAACTGATTTGTTACTATTCTGTTCTACCCCTAGAGTATTATTTCAAATCCGTAGGCGTGGAGAGAGAGCAGCCCCTACCCGCTGTTAAAAGCACAGGCATGATTAAAATGCCTCTGCTTTGGTATGCAACGGTGGAGCCCGCATTACCCGTAGCGCCGGAGCTGTCCAGAAAAcctattattatctattgttagattatttattaggttagatttattttggttttttaaataactgtttcCGGCGCGTGAAAGTGGTTGGAGGTGATAACCCGACCCCCCCTTTTCGGGCGACGTATTTCTAAATCGTTACCAAATCCTCGAAAAATGCTTTAACACTCCCATCAGGAGGTTACCTCTCCGTTCTAAATATTACCCGATGGTTCGATTGGTATAATTTTCATGCGCCaatgcaattaatttattgacttCAACAAGTAGTATACATCAGAATTCACTTCTCTAACCTCGGAATACAATGCACTAAAATAAGCTTTCTTAAAATTCCAATTAAACAAGCGCTCATCCGATTTAGTCGAGGCATCCTTTGCAGAAACCACCCGAGTATTTTAGCTCTGTTTATgatacacaaaagccaaagCTTTTCGTCAGCGCAGGTGCAGCCGGAGCGGTTGTTAAATTGGGGCTGCAAGAGTTGACGTTGGGAGCTTACAGTTGAGCGATATACAGGAGGGAATTAAGCGTCTAAAGCCAAAAAAGGCAGCAGGCCCGTATGGTATATAACCATAAGATATAAATCTTACGAGATTGTGGCGTTGTACTTGCTGAACCACTGCTCCACATATACAGTCTGTAGTGTGTACATATAACCTGTGTCTCAAAGCAGCAACGTTTCCCACATGTTGGAAAAGCAGTCGGGTAATACCAGTTCCTAAAGTGAATGATAAAGCTCATCCTgagtgataaaataaaacagcatAGGTCGATATTTATATTGTCAAGTCCGGCGAAGGTATTGGAAGCGGCACTTCAAAAGTGCATACTCAGTCAAGTGAGTTAGCGGAAAAATACGCTGGGTGTAGGTACGTAGGCTTACTTTACGAGATTAAGGGTGACAAGGCAATAATTTGGGACCGTTGATATTTCTGTTAACGCTGAATGACATATTAAAGTCGTAAATGCAAAGTGCTTGCTTTTCGCTGATGATCTCAAACTGATATAGTCCATAGAGCGTAGGTACAGATGACTGTATACAGCTTCAACAAGACATCGATCGAGTGGTTGATTGGAACAGGAGAAATAAATTAGAGCTTAACTTGgcgaaatacaaattaatatcttTCTCAAGAGCACGATTACAATCTCGATACAATTATACCATTATTGGTCTAACGTTGACTCAGAGGTAAAAGATTTGGgagtatattttaatgcaaATCTTGGCACATGACATAGATAATTTATGCAAAAACCGAGCCGCTTACAGAAACCTGGGGTTCATATTACGAATAGCTTGTGGCTCCACGAATATCaatgcaattaaaattttatacaatgcgTCACTTAGAAGTCACAGAGAGTGCAACGCAATGATGTGAGGCTAAATACAGTCTCATGTTAGAGcgagtacaaaataaattcaccCGTTTCCTCTACAAGAGACTGTATGGAGTGTTTGTTTTCGCTGTTGGCTGTTGGCtgagctcgggctgttttagcgagcgtagctcggcctgaattggcgttttgtcccgcggctagcgccaGGTCGCCTcttgtgagactcgaacctcggctggggccgtcgcggggtggtcaatcgcctaaAGGGCAGGATGGAAGCTCaatggagtgagcgaagtacgtagtaaaggtcctcgccttccccggtgaaggcggaaTTTCACCCTAATCTGAAtatggctatttttattattattggccgcgggcggcttttaatttgtcaTACGCTACGTGGCTACGGTGATttgatcgtccggatccgttaatATGTGTCGGGgtctcctacgagcctttatTGTCGGGAACGGGTAATAATTGATGcttttacgcaccagcggGTTGGGAATTTGTTTAACCTTGTcgaagtggcgtgtggacgccaacttcatctattgggctatggtaggaaGCTCCGGGCCGTGGTGGTGATCGATGTGATCGAGGTGGTGACGGCTGAACCTCACCTCACCTGTAGCCGGTGGATAtgggagggggcacaatgcgcaaagactacgctggCCTATGCCAGTGTGCCCTCTATCGAATTATGTACCCTGTTTGTTGGGTATGTTTGGTGGGAAAGCTAGCTGTTGTCGGTTGCTGCTTgttagtgtatttatttaagatacttACGGGTCGGGTCCATAATCTGGATATAATGGAGAGACTGCGTCTATAACCCTAAAGACGGAAGTCTAAACTTTTAGATGTAACGCGCGCACATTCCAACTTGGTTAGCGAAGCCCCACTCGAGCgagcaatacaaataataaacataatggAGGTAGaactatttatttgtacactggctgaattcacaagaatatagttagttataagatttaagtatacttataaatattttaatggttttatGTAGGATAATCGGTGTCGGTGCGTTCTATCACATTAGTAATAACTGTTAAGATAGTGGTGGTAGTAAATGatgtggaaataaataaataaataaacaaattgaaaaaaaacggTATACGAGAATAAATAAGATTGTCAGTTtacattagtttttttataattaaaattcaaacttttttataatcaagTTTCTGGACCTcaactgtaaaatatttttttaattcattttacatatttaatatacgcCAGATACAAAAACGCTTGGAGAACAATacacatgtaaaaaaatcctaataaaaaatttcatacatttcattATTCTAGAAACTTTCATGTccttagataaaataataatattaaatataagttaacgTTTGTAAGAGTTGGTATGTTATAACTTATTATCGTAGTAATTGGCTCCTGGTTTCTGGATACGcatgtacatttattataacaataatttagaaattaagatttattctatataaaactaaagtaaTACTTATTATTCGTAATTATTACGCTTGATATTCGATTTTAAGACATACCTACCTACAAACATACCTACATTTAAGAAcactcataaaaatattacacatataaccttattaattaaaaaattctaataaatttataataaaacctcATTGGAatgttattatacatttaaattgtacCTTGACTTGTTATAACCAAGTTCACATATAAGTCTCTCTAAACaaccattaaataataaatattatcacaaTATTGTATTGATCCGTAGACCTTTATTCTATTCATTGTTCGGAACTTCTAAATAAGTATTGTATTGAGTCTTCGTGTAATGCGATTAGTAGCATAATAATACCGCCAGTTAAAATTCCTAAAACAGCAACAACCACGTGTAAACTTCTTcctttattgttttcatttatttctggGACTAAATCAGCTAATGCTATATAGAAGAAAGTACCAGCAGTTGCAGCGTAGATCCATTGAGATGCGGACTCGTGGTCCTCCGCAAGCCAGATTCCAATAGCCATGCCAATGAAACTAAGTACTGAGGATAGAAGATTGTAATACATTGCGCGTCTTATGCTCATACCAGATCGAAGTAACACTGCGAAGTCACCGAGTTCATGGGGAAGTTCATGGCAGAAAACCGCAAGTGCCGTTGCGAAGCCAGTCACTGGATCTCCACTAAACGCTGCTCCTATGGCCAGGCCGTCAGTGAGGTTATGCAAACCATCGCCCACTATCACCATAAGTGCAGTTGACGTCATAGGACGTTCCACCGGCGGATGTGGCGAGCCCGGCATTATGGCTCCGAGTTCGATAGACTCTATTTGTTTTGCTGATTCAATTTTCTCTTCTTCGACAGTTTTGCTTACATGGTCATGTGAATGCGAATGTCCACCGTTCATTGCCTGCATGATAGCTTCGACACTATAGAACAGTAAAATGGTCAGAAAAGTGACACTGCATTTTAAAATCACTTCGGTTTCTTCCTGCGGTTCACTTGAAGAGCCGTGGCTTTTCAATGCATGAGGGAGAAGATGAAGTAGAGCGTCACCACATAAAGTGCCAACAGCGATAGCAATCAGGAAATGAAGCACGTGACTGAAAATTGCAGACTTTATCATCGGCACTATACCAACTCCCAATAGTCCAGTAGCGCTTATGACTAAAATGGCAAGGGTTGCGTATATCCAtgctgaaaattaaattaggtaTGTTAATCCATATGAGAagaaaatgtgtgcgtgtactagtgaaCACTCGTTAAGATGTGCAAACTTCGTAATGGccttatttttgaaaaaaggatctattatatgcaactttacagaaattggttaaataaagttcaattagataaagtttaacaaaaggtgtttattatcatagatatgaatacaaataatacaattatttcattttaccttattactactaagattattacagaatttcattaattgtaatagaattattactatcattgttatcgttattatataaaagaataaaaaaaatcaatggcgctacaaccttttagatctgggcctcagatttctgtatctgtttcatgatcgtttgtgaattgaacaggcaagtaggtgatcagcctcctgtgcctgacacataccgtcgactttttgggtctaaggaaaTCTggcttcctcacgatgttttccttcaccgttcgagctaatgttaatgCGCTCGAATCAAGaccaagaaaaagatggcgcttaaccgaaaaatgtgacggtaaatttttgtccaacgccgataaagaagttcaACTTCAAAAACTAACAATTTAGTTATTACggtctattaatattttaacaatattgtattcactgagaataaaaaattacaaatccCTCCAatagttaaatttgtattaaactaTTCATGTTATATAtgtgaaatgaaatgaatgatacAATGTCTGGttttagaaacaaataatatggAGAAATAACTTACTCCAAATTCTATCCAATTTCGGCACAGGTGCGTCTGTCTTGTAACAGGAACGTTGGTCTAATTGATACACCAGGGCTGGACACATttccaaaaatgttttagGATTAATAGTTATAATCCCTGGCTCTGTCTCCATTCCATATACGGTAAGTATTTCTCTTGGTGATAAACATGATTTCTTGAGTATAGATGTTGCTGcaaggaaataaattaaaacattttaatctcAACCAGATTGATTACGTGATTTTTTCACACATTAACCTAATATAGTTTTGATCGTGTAGTTGATTCACTAGATTAAGAAATTTTCGATTTAAATATCGCTTAAAAAACGACAAAGACGGGGTGTCTTCTGACCGCATCTAGTGTTTACGAGTAGATGCAATGattgtatgtttaatattcgttacaaaaccaaatataatgaggccttatcgctttaagcgatctcttccaggtaaCCACTCTaaggatattttaaataaaatatatagaaaaaaaatcttaaaaacacGAGTTACAATAGTTTCAAAATTAGGTATCTAATATGGCAGTCCATATCAGATCCCATACAGTAGAGTTTTGAAGGAAGATAGagatagataataaatacaaaagcctaagaataacaaaataaaaatttaaagaagttttcGGGAAGTACTTTGCTATTCATATATGATCACAACGTGAAAATTTTACCGtctaatatgttataaattattattaatatgacaaTGAAGTTGTTTTGAAATTGAATCCTTCAAGAACTTTtcggaatttatttattaacatataaccTAAAGCCGAATCCATAATAAAATTCCgaaatctataaaaatttgAATGACCTAGTTGTGCCATCTATAAGTCATATTATCTTTGGCCGGATTTGGTTGGTTTTGGAGGCAATCATacgtaattatattatttattgtaccttATTGTACTGAAATTCGCGGAAAGTTTGTGTTCTAGCTTAAGTAATTACCTCTAATAAATGGGAAAATAAAGAGTCTGCCTCTTGtctcataaaaaaagaaaaaatattttatccatTTTTCTCCAAATTTTCAtcgaaattgaaaaaaatctttcGTTTTCTAGAGAAGCTTGGTAGAGATTAGCTCGTTTGGTGGgcttttaatatagattataaaataatcgcAAAGTATATTACTAGCATTATCTAATCTTTCTCTAGTCAAATATTCTTTTAgttgttgttaaatattatttaagtttgcgacttgtttttatacaattataagcGCCGAAAAATTAACTGAAAAACTGACGTCGAATGTAGTGTCATGTGGCGCGTAACAGATCtctttaatgttaatattgttataacgTATAAGGTAATGGCTAAAATTTCAAAAGTATGTACGCATTAATAAACTGATATACAATCACTAAGCTGGTCGTGATGTCGTGGACCTAGGGTCATAATAGGATAATCGGGACCTCTTAAATGACGGTTGCGTGTTGCGCAAAACCGACTTGTTCCTGTGTCGTGATATGAATATCGTTATGAATTTATAACTCTTAATGTGATTTGAATatatcttattaattaaaacagcgTCAACTAGCAATGTATTTACATtgagtttgtttttattataaacgtaacgcagttttttaattactcaTAAGTTGGAGTTCTGGGATTGAGGTTGGATAATgtaagggggggggggggggggcgaGCAAGAATCTAATAGTCTAGAGACAGAGGATGGGTCAAGTATGAGAAAGATTATTCCTTTTCTCGATTGTGTAGTGTGTGAGCcatgcttttatttttaaacattttttttattattactaaatacacTCTAGTACATAGCAACGTGCCATTGCGTAGAATAACAAGAACGGCGAAggcatacatacataatacgtacgtatttaaaattatatatttgtaataataatctttaacgGATATAAAGTCCATGGTATTATTACGTAAACAAGCTGTTTTCATCCACACCAAATCTTATCTATTTCCCATACGTATAAAtctgataatattaaaatatgttataatgtaCACCACATTTAGAACGTTATTGATACCTGTTTGTCGGTCACTTGTATTTGGGCTTGGGTTACTAAAATCTGTTGAATACCTGTACATAATCTGTAcccataacaaaataatagtttaagtcattttttcaaacaaagaaaaaacgtTTAAGTTACTGGAGATTGGAGACCTTTCATAGAATAAAtggtttatgaataatttacgAATGAATGGTGGCAAGATCTGAACTACGAAGCTACGGTGGAGGTTTCTTTTAATGCCTATACAAgtatttatcataatataacaaatagatAGAAGTATAATATTACGCGAAAGTCTGCTTTCTACCAAACGGACAAGTTACACCGGATTGGAAAGATTTTCCACTTATTAGTCGATAAGGTTACCTATTTAGATTGTCGGGATCTAGTTTAGTGTTACGTTAATATTGAAAACCTTTTAAGCATTAGAACAATTTTTCCATTCCAAATTTGAACTCCACAGAGTGTTAATCCCGTACGTAGAATTTGACATACGAAAGTTGTGTAACCCTAGCGTTGTAGAGACCCTCAACTGACTACAGAGGTTTACAATTCAGAGACCTACTCGCGTAAAGTTCCGTTTGTCAAGATTTacaacatttttgacatacaggaCTCATACTTAGCTAAGCCCAAATTTTGACGACTTACGAAGACAGAAGAAGGGTCACAATTAAAAGAGAAACGATCAAAGAAACACATCAAATCActtgaataattaaagaatcataattattattgtcgGTACTTGTATTTAGTACTATATATCAATGCAAGGACTagtgtaatgtatataatataattattatttagttggCTATATAACCATTCCTAACTGAATTGTGAATGTAATTTTCACGGATTTCTTGCAAGGTCGTTGGAACCAATTGTTTGGAAACTAAATATAGTAGGTATATTCCTATAATGGGCTTCCGTCTTTCTCATTGGACATTCAAGGTTCTAAATTgggttttaatttagtaattaaatttagtagGATATAGAATATAACATTGACTGTAAAGATTTTAAACTCAAttgaagtaaatataattatataataaatttgtgttttaaactcttttattttacatattttatatggtATATATTAGTAAcgaatcattaaaaaaaattcaaacaccGCTGCACGCAATactcgtcgagcgagtttgcttatcttgccgaagccgcgtacaaattatttgaagaagtctattatgtatgagggtgtgcaattatttaatcaattaacgtctaaaattcgtaatTAGCTTGTTTCGTCAAGCCAATGAGCCTAGTAGACTAAAATAAGAAAGGCTGTCTTATGGTGACGTGTATCTCGTTCGTACAGTATAAGTttcttatgtaaaaaaaacattttttgtaatgagaaataaagttctttacaCAAATGTGGTATCACGTCGTAATTTTGACACTTTCTTCGTAGAAAGTTCTAGTatctaaaaacaatttatgaaattcttTCTGGCACGAAACAATATATTGGTCGAGAATTATGCTTATTCATTTCTCTAAACTGTAATTAACAAAGTACTTACAAGTCGTCGGTGACCGTTTGTGTCTATGCTGTGTATCATGAAGCTGCTTGAAGGTCCCGTTGATTCTATGAATGGCGATATCATGTGGCGAATTGAACACACGGCCTCCTAAGCCTAGGCTGTCTAGTAGATGCTCGAAACCCTGAAATATCCAATACACAATTAAGAAggcttataaataattatacctaCAGCGTATCGACTTATGTGTAGATAATACTGTCATTCATCTCatagaaataatttgacaCTAGAGAAGTAAAATCGAAACATAAACgttgtcataatatttttcgGTTTTGctagttaaaaacaatacattttgtCCGGTTTAAAGATTTATACGGTTCTCACGTTACAGTGTATCATTGTCAATTCAAaaacattcattattatttatttatttcgtaaccCTACAGCTAACAgaaatgatatataattataaacaattacactaaaaatatagccagacatggaatacataatatttaaccacaaaaaggtttaaaaattcaaagtcACATTAGGTACTCACAATTTCAGTCACATTAGATATCTAATGTGACCCAATTGATGTGAAATTCTTCGAGAAAAATCATTCAtcgatatttaatatactttttaaaaatttgccACACtgtacaattgtttttttgtgtttagTAAGCGGCTCTTGAGAACAATGAACGAAACCACAGAGAAACAGGTGGTCCATTCAAAACTGAAGAATTAAGCAAAATATCGTTGAATAAGTTGATaagataataattgtataacgCTAATGCAAatctttgtttgttaaaagtctttatacattattttagtacCTATTAAAACCCTTTTTCTCCTAGTTCTATTAATTTGAATGGAAAACTATTAATTCGACAAATTCACCCGTCACTGTCCCGAGTCTATTTTGTTTATGGcttcatttcattttaaataatgcaactacaatattatttttatgttaagttTGAAGCAAAGACAAGGAaataactacaaaaaaataggTACTGTAACTTAAGATCATTGTTACATAAACTGCAGAAAAATGTAGAAAAATGTCATTATGTAAGAAATTCCTCGTATATCTAGAAGTAGATTATTATCAAATCAAACACCATACTAGAATtcatttactatatataaggcgtaaaatgtgtttattgaattgttttaCTAACACAAGATgacaatttgaatttcgaCTATTCgggaatacaaaaatataatttcagtcAATTGTAACACACCTAATGAATGAGTATCGAAGTTTGATTTGATAAGCCATTTTACCAACTAAATACTATGGGTAAATTCAGTGaggtaaacaattattatcttttttaaattagctaGATTTCAAAAATCTATTGACATGAGTAATGCTGACAATAGTACAACGATTGTCTAAATCCTTAAGAATAAAACAAGATAAGTGTTATGATATCAAATAAAAcgtgtttaataaaactacaatCTTATGTCATCACAATTTCGAGGGTGTACATTTTAACAACTGCGCGGGATTCTTATTTGACACGATAATTGATAAGAGATATGGAATCGATCAAGTTGGTTATGTTGTAACTTCAAGTTCATTGAACTTCCGTTTACGAAATAGGGAAAGGTGATTTggatataaaagaaattttcCGTTTTATAAACGCGTGTCGTTTCTTTTGAAATTGGAACATGAAACACTTTGCAAGATGAAAGTAGTtaccaatttttattaggGCTAAGTTTATATTCGTTTACAATTTGCTTATCTCATATCGTTTAGATCATAAGTAAACTAAATTTGCTGCTAAAAGTTAGGTAACTTTAACTCTTGatgtcttaaaaaaataagacggTACGCGattaaaaaaacgcatttattttGGTGTAAATCCTTGTTGTGGaactaaaaagtttattgtacccatttttcagttaaatatCACATAAATCAAAAGACAACTTGTAAGtgaaactaaaaacaaatatgaaatcGCACTCACCTCAAAGTTAATAACACCTTCTGATCCATATTTATCGAAGATTTTCTCAATGAAATACTGTTCTGCTGGTAATGTATTGTTAAGATCTTGCTCAGGGGCTAAAAAGAGTTCGGCTGACACCAAACTCGTTGCCCAGAAGATGAAGCAAATTACGATCATTGTAGACACTTAGACGGACCGTGCGCAAGCGACGATCCACAGCACACTATCTGATTATCTGATACGCGTCTGGCCACGTTGGGTACGCACAAcgtaaattgtttatttatttgtgataATCGCAATACGAATTGGAATTGCTCACGCGTCTTCGTCTGCGCGAGCGGCGTGTGCGTCTGGGACTTTCACTAAACGAGCGATCTTTCGAAGTCTGTTATTGATAAAGAGGTATTTCAATTTgacgatttttatttactgtggTTGCCTTATGTACGGTATAGACGGCGAGTTTCAATATCAAGCAAGAGCAAGGATGAAATCTGGAGTGTTACAAGTGCCTCGTCTAGGTTATTTGCAAGtgaataacattaatatattatctacTTACGCTGAAGGATTCAAGTGATTTATCTCACCTTCTTGCGGgacattttattcatttaattcaCAAACATGTAGATTTGAGAGATTAGTTGATAATTGCAGTACTAGAATAGTAATCTGTTTAGCATTTTGATTCGGAGTGGCggattaaataacattaacaaaaagtttttatggatataaataaatggatggggaaaataattaatattacaatattggACTGAAGCAAAAAATAAGTTGCATTTTGCCGCATTTTTTCACTGTATCATAAGAAACATCGCGTCATTGAcggtaaattaaaaacaatgagTACACCATATGTAAAATCGTTACAaacaatactaattatttgtaattaaaatttgtatgaacATGCGAAAATGAATTTCTTAGTTCAGTTTGCTTTCACGCTTAATCTAatcgtaataaattaatgaccATATTTTGCTGCAGCACACCTATTAATATATAGTGGAATTGTACGAAGACGTTAAGTTTTCAatgtgaaataatataataatctacatatatataaacccCTTACATCCTCATTATAATTAGTCAATTACTAAATCCAATATCGTTACCTAATTAAGCTCTCATTAGTAAATTCATAaggaaatacaaaataacgaTTG containing:
- the LOC123712380 gene encoding zinc transporter ZIP10 — protein: MIVICFIFWATSLVSAELFLAPEQDLNNTLPAEQYFIEKIFDKYGSEGVINFEGFEHLLDSLGLGGRVFNSPHDIAIHRINGTFKQLHDTQHRHKRSPTTSTSILKKSCLSPREILTVYGMETEPGIITINPKTFLEMCPALVYQLDQRSCYKTDAPVPKLDRIWTWIYATLAILVISATGLLGVGIVPMIKSAIFSHVLHFLIAIAVGTLCGDALLHLLPHALKSHGSSSEPQEETEVILKCSVTFLTILLFYSVEAIMQAMNGGHSHSHDHVSKTVEEEKIESAKQIESIELGAIMPGSPHPPVERPMTSTALMVIVGDGLHNLTDGLAIGAAFSGDPVTGFATALAVFCHELPHELGDFAVLLRSGMSIRRAMYYNLLSSVLSFIGMAIGIWLAEDHESASQWIYAATAGTFFYIALADLVPEINENNKGRSLHVVVAVLGILTGGIIMLLIALHEDSIQYLFRSSEQ